AACACCAGTGCTACAAACATTGCACCTGTCGCCTCCGTTCTGAGATGCATTTGTGCTGACCCTGCCAGGACCTTCGCGGCAACTGCATGAGGCTGTCGCTTGAGCCTGGTCAGGAGCTTGAACTTTACTCTCGAAGTGGGTCTCGAAAACAACCGAGTGACTGTGAATATCGCGATTGCCATGAGTGGAGTGATGAAGATCATGATAGGCGCCATGGTCTCCCCGTAGACAGTAGCAAACCCCAGTAACAGCACAAGGAAGGGTAGCATATACAGTGAGATGCCCAGACCTATCAGGTCCACAAGGAGGCTGCCCATCTTCTCCGTTCCGGCAAGCGACTCCCTCTCAATCACGTCGTGTGTCTCTGCTGGTTCTGCCATCAGTGCCTTGACCGCAGAGGGTACTGAGACTATCGTGCCGGCTGCAAATGCGAACGCGAACACGGCCATCGCCGACTCGGCTGTGACGAGGATGGGCACTTCACCAAGCAGTGACAGGTCAAACACGAAGAATGTCCTCACCGCGGCCGAGAGCACTGCTGACAGAGCTCCGATACCTACTGCTCCCAGACTGCCTATCAGCCCGGTGACTAGTGCTGCCTCCAAGACCCAAACGAACGACTGCTTGCTGCTGGCACCTCTGGTCTTGATTGTGCCGATATCTCTTCTCTGTTCGTCGGCAAGCAGTCGGGCATTGTAGCTGACGAGCATCAGCCCCATGAATATGGCGGGGAGTGAGAATGCCAGTGATACCGCCCTCATTCCGAGTGACCAGTATGCGTAGTTGTTCATGGCGGTCCTGAGGCTAAAGCCATCCCAAGTGAGGGCCAGGAATGGTAATGCCTCCTGTTCAATGCGCTTCCTAGTGTTGTCAAGTTCCAGTGCTCCTTGGACCGGGTCTTGACTCAGAATCATCTGACGGTCAAAAGACACCCAGATCTGGTGACTTCCAAGCAACTCCCATTGACCTTCCTCAGATGCCAATGCTGCCTCAAGACCTGCAGCTGTCGTAATCATATGGAGTGTGGATTCTGACGGTTGACCCCAGTAGTAGTATCTCTTCAGCAATTCAGATGTGAAGGTCCCAGTTATCTGCCATGTCCAGTTGCGGTACTGGGTTTGCTGACTGGTCTCGTTCCAGACTGGGTACCTGATGGTGAAGTTGTCACCTACTTCCAGATGGGCGGCCCTTGCCATCTGCACTGATAGGTAGCAGGTTTCATTGGTGAGGGGAGGCAATCCATCGCCAAGATTGACCGCCTCTGGAAACGAGTCGAAGAAGCCCTCGTCTACGCCCAAGTATGACTTCATGGCAATGGGAATGTCGTCTACCCACCCGTAGTCCTCAACGATGTATACCCACTCCGCCTGCTGTACCGCCTCTTGACTCTCGACAATGCTGAGGAGGTCCGCGTATGATGTTTCATTCTGTTGATAGAAGGAGTAGGTGACATCGAGCATCATGTCTACTTGGACTTCGTTCACCATTTCTCCGAATACTGTTGGACCGATGCTGTCAGTGTAGAAGAGAATGCCTCCGACAACTCCTGCAGACAGGGAGAACACCAAGAACGTAAGGAGCACTTTCGGAGCATCCTTCACCAGACGTGTGAACAAGAACATCATTCCCTACCTCCGAATGGGGCTGCCTCGGTCCAAGCATCATTGAGTGAAGTGGCTAGATGGATTCTCGACGAGAGCACGGACACACCAAGGACGAAGATGAGTGCAGTGGCGACAAAGAGCGCGAGTATCGAAAGGATCACGTCGAACGGGACGACAATCAATGCAGGTGTGGGGAAGACGTAGTAGCTCGTATGACTCCCCAACACCGCATTCAGAATGAACAGGGGTCCCAGCAGACCCAGTAGCATCAGCGCGGACAAGACGATGACGGTCATCTCTGCGGCCTGCACTCGCCCCACCTCTCTGCTGTGTGCGCCCAGTGCTCGTGTGAGGGCGATTTCCCTCTTTCTGCCGCGTACGTCCTCTGCCGCGTACAGCATGAAGGCTGCCAGCATGACTGCTACAGACCCAACAGCGAAAACCGTGTCAGCTGCACGGTCCATCTGGAATGCTGCCCTATTGGTGTAGTAGTCCACCTCATCTTGAGCTGCTCTTGTGTGGTAGGGGAGTCGTCGAACCGTGGGGCTGATTCCTGTCACTAACGCTTCAGACCCACTTGACGTAACAATGTCCTCAGCTATGGAAGTCGAGTTGGTGCCGGGCTTAGTCCTTACAGCAAGAAAGTTCATGCATTCAGAAGTGAGGTTTGCCAGACCGGACAGGTATGCCCTGTTCACCCAGAGGGTCCTTCTTCCAACGCCTACGGACGACCACCACCAGTTCGGGTCAGTCCCGGTGTCATCCAGCTGGAAATCCGTCAGTGCAGTCACCACGCCGGTGACGATGAAGACATACACCGTGTTGCTGCCGTAGTAGCTGGAAACGCGAAGGGTGCTACCCACCTCGAGTTGATATGTCTCTGCGATGTCTGCTGACACTATTGCTCCGTGGGGCGTGTTCTGCAAGACAACGAGGTTCTGTTTCAGCTGGGACTCATTGAGCATCCTTCCATCCCAGTCGTAACCAACGTCCACATAACCGGGCTCCAACCCCACAATGTAGGTCGTGTGGTAGTCACTCTGGGACATCAATCCCGTAGCGACGGAAACGAAGCTCACTGACTGAACCTGAAGATGCGAAGACACATTCTCGGCGAACTCCATCCAGAGGTGACTG
This Candidatus Thorarchaeota archaeon DNA region includes the following protein-coding sequences:
- a CDS encoding FtsX-like permease family protein, whose translation is MMFLFTRLVKDAPKVLLTFLVFSLSAGVVGGILFYTDSIGPTVFGEMVNEVQVDMMLDVTYSFYQQNETSYADLLSIVESQEAVQQAEWVYIVEDYGWVDDIPIAMKSYLGVDEGFFDSFPEAVNLGDGLPPLTNETCYLSVQMARAAHLEVGDNFTIRYPVWNETSQQTQYRNWTWQITGTFTSELLKRYYYWGQPSESTLHMITTAAGLEAALASEEGQWELLGSHQIWVSFDRQMILSQDPVQGALELDNTRKRIEQEALPFLALTWDGFSLRTAMNNYAYWSLGMRAVSLAFSLPAIFMGLMLVSYNARLLADEQRRDIGTIKTRGASSKQSFVWVLEAALVTGLIGSLGAVGIGALSAVLSAAVRTFFVFDLSLLGEVPILVTAESAMAVFAFAFAAGTIVSVPSAVKALMAEPAETHDVIERESLAGTEKMGSLLVDLIGLGISLYMLPFLVLLLGFATVYGETMAPIMIFITPLMAIAIFTVTRLFSRPTSRVKFKLLTRLKRQPHAVAAKVLAGSAQMHLRTEATGAMFVALVFMAGVFASVSATTGHTHLQDLMCFQVGSDLTVSVKENLHNVSISLLDNITAIEGVESASATWTITAFVMYDDVTWGWGQVNKSVEVIGVQPSRWAQSAFWLPYFAYKGNPQTALMELEGNHSNVISSFRPVSSVSYTGYSYVYVYGDRITLYVRGPKGVNSSHVRIVDTLTSEQGGGITYLPGSPDTYDFVIVDIDYLHACKNSTEVSRLFIRLQAGANATRVMEQVRELAPYSFDSITSVQELLDDTLRSRGSRAIYGVYTLEVVYSLVYLTGGVAVVTAMKIGKLKKQLAVLRALGAERRAMVTVILLDTLITVTIGAAIGASAAFALAAAFGRMPLVYMGTSAAVAWERLPIFLIVPVPLLAAIMIITLVAASCATYVTAVRSLSGSIAETIQYAE